The Nicotiana tabacum cultivar K326 chromosome 14, ASM71507v2, whole genome shotgun sequence genome contains a region encoding:
- the LOC107830186 gene encoding pathogenesis-related protein STH-2-like has product MGVTTYNQEVTTLVAPTRLFKALVLDSENLVPKLMPQVVKNIEIVVGDGDAGSIKKMNFVEGSPIKYLKHKIHVIDDKNLVTKYSLIEGDVLGDKLEFVTYDIKFEASGNGGCICKTSTEYHTKGDYVFKEEEHYEGKKQAMELFKTVEDYLLANPSVYV; this is encoded by the exons ATGGGTGTCACTACCTATAACCAAGAGGTCACAACACTAGTTGCCCCAACTAGGTTATTCAAAGCTTTGGTTCTTGATTCTGAAAACCTTGTCCCAAAATTGATGCCACAAGTTGTTAAGAACATTGAGATTGTAGTGGGTGATGGTGATGCAGGAAGCATCAAGAAGATGAACTTTGTTGAAG GTTCTCCTATCAAGTACTTGAAGCACAAGATCCATGTTATTGATGACAAGAACTTGGTAACCAAGTATTCACTGATCGAAGGAGATGTTTTAGGTGATAAACTGGAGTTCGTTACCTATGATATCAAATTCGAAGCTTCAGGAAATGGAGGATGTATTTGCAAGACTTCAACTGAGTACCACACTAAGGGTGATTATGTGTTTAAAGAAGAAGAACACTATGAGGGCAAAAAGCAAGCCATGGAACTTTTCAAGACTGTTGAAGATTACCTCCTCGCAAATCCTTCCGTCTATGTTTGA